The Zea mays cultivar B73 chromosome 7, Zm-B73-REFERENCE-NAM-5.0, whole genome shotgun sequence DNA segment CATCCTCGTACTCCCTAGTCCCTAGTACCCTTAGTTACCTAATAGTCTGGCGGTAGGTTGATGCAGGGAAGACCACCAAGAGTATGCTCGCGACCTCAACAAGATCCACAACAATGTGTTCCTTCGGTTACTAGGCAAGGGTTGCAGTGCGCTCACGCTCTCGGACAGCAGCCACAACGACCTTGGTGGTCGCAAGAGCCGCTACGAGGGTGGAGTGAGCAGCAGCGACATAGAAGTGAGTGAGATTATGGGTCGCGGGAGCTACGATGGCTAGCCAAGTGAAGCAAGAGGGGCTGAGATCCTGAGCCACGAAAGCGCCAGCAGCGAGGCCTGCACCCAGGCCGAGTCCATGTCCCCTGAGACAAGCAGTACACAGGGGGCCAGTCAGGGCTGGGTCTCCAATGGCACCAGGATGGTGAAGTCCTGGTGGCCTACGCCCATGCTAAGGACGGTTGCGCTAGGGCCAGCGGTGCCTAGGCAAGCCAGGTTGAGACTGCAGTGGCGCGCACCATGGCCGATGATGGTGGCAGTGAGGCTGACGAGGCCTCGACTGGCTGCACCGAGGGCAGTAGAGGGCTGGACAGTGGACACAGCCAGGGCGCTCGTGTCGGAACCGCCGTTGTCGGCGCCAGAGTGCCAGACCCTGTGAGGCCGACGATCGGGGCGGCACCATGAGGGGCAGTACACAATACACACAGTCTAACAAGTGCAAAATGTGCATCTCTCTTGTTTATCTTACCAAGAAGAAAGTTGGATTGCTATCTTTCTTGTTCATTGCGCGCTAATGTCTTCCATCAACTACGAGCAGGCTGGCAACGACCTTCGCAAAGATCTAGCCCTTGCTTACAAGACCCTCGGCGTTGTGTTTGGTGGCCTCGTCACGTCTCCCCTCTACGTTTATCCGTCAATGAACTTGTCATCTCCCACGAAAGATGACTACATGGGGTTATACAGCATAATGTTTTGGACTCTTACTTTGATTGGTGTGGTCAAGTATGTAGGCATAGCACTCAACGCCGACGATCATGGTGAAGGTAACTACCGTGCCCAAGCTGCCTTTCTTCCTCTTCAGCTTGTGGCCATTTAGTTTCTAGAAAAAGACTTGTCTTTACATGAGCAGATCGAATATTGCTTTCTAACACAGTAACAACAAGAGCATGCTTATTTTTCTGTAGGGGGTACATTTGCCATGTACTCTTTGCTGTGTAGGCATGCTGATATAGGCATACTTCCTTCCAAAAAGGTTTATTTGGAAGAGGAGCCACTGCTTCGAAATCAGTCTGCAGCAGCTAGAAGGCCTAGCTGGCTGGGGAAATTCTTTGAGCGAAGCATAACAGCCAGAAGAGCGCTGCTGTTCATGTCAATACTGGGAATGTGCATGCTCATTGGGGATGGCATACTCACTCCTGCCATTTCAGGTTTGTCCCTATGCTTAAGGCAGTCTTTTTTTTTCTGTGATCCCAGCGATATGTGTCAATTCATCCTTTACTTTACCTCATCGTTTCAGTTTTATCAGCGATCCAAGGGTTGAGAGGGCCATTTCCATCCGTCAGGAATTGTAAGTTGGTTTGACAGATGTAACCActtggccttgttcggttattcctgatccatgtggattggagtgTATTGGACGGGATCGAGACGGattttgacttgttatggatTGAAACCGactcaatcccactcaatccacatggattgagagcgaaCCGAACAAGTAATAACAACAACAATCTTCTGACACACATGCGTTGCTAATACACTGGGCATCCTCCCTTTTGAATATACCACAGCTGTAGTGGAAGCTCTGTCTGCCGTGATCCTTATCGGCTTGTTCTTGCTGCAAAAGTATGGGACCTCGAAAGTGAGCTTCCTGTTCTCACCGATCATGGCGGCGTGGACCTTCACCACTCCAATCATCGGCCTGTACAGCATCGTTCATTACTACCCCGGCATCTTCAAAGCCATCTCACCGCACTATATCGTCCGTTTCTTCCTGAGAAACAAAAAGGAAGGGTGGCGCATGCTCGGTGGAACTGTTCTATGCATCACGGGTAACAACTTCGCCACCACCATGCATGCATTTGAATTTGATCCACCAAACATGATGCAGCACTAACATAACCACGGATCCTGCATGCGTACAGGCGCTGAAGCCATGTTTGCAGACCTTGGCCACTTCAGTAAGAAGGGTATTCAGGTTGTTTATTTTCATCAACACTACACTGCAACTTTGAGATCCTCTCCTTGTGAGCTGTTCATGCTATGGCCAGTTCAGCTAAACGCCGCCGTGTCCGTGTCTTGTTTTTTGTTTTCAGATAGCATTTCTGTCTAGCATATACCCTTCTCTGGTGCTCACATACGCTGGGCAAACAGCGTACCTCATCAACAACGTCAACGACTTCAGTGACGGATTCTACAAGTTTGTTCCTCGCCCTGTTTACTGGCCCATGTTCATCATCGCGACGCTGGCGGCGATCGTCGCAAGCCAATCCTTGATATCCGCGACGTTCTCAGTCATCAAGCAATCCGTTGTCCTGGACTACTTCCCGCGCGTTAAGGTGGTGCACACGTCGCAGCACAAGGAAGGGGAGGTTTACTCCCCAGAAACCAATTACATCCTCATGGTGCTTTGCGTTAGCGTCGTACTAGGCTTCGGAGCTGGGAATGCGATCGGGAACGCATTCGGTAAGTGGGTTCTGCAAAACGCTCTGCATCTAGCTGCTGCTTTGTTCCTGCATGCTGGAGAATTGATGCATGCGTGGTTGTTTTGTGGCTGCAGGTGTTGTGGTCATCATGGTCATGCTCATAACCACAGTCATGCTCACCCTGGTGATGATCATTATATGGAGAACGCCGCCTGTTCTTGTGGCGCTCTACTTCGTGCCTTTCGTCGTCATGGAAGGGTCTTATGTCAGTGCAGTCTTCACCAAGATCCCCGAAGGCGGCTGGCTCCCCTTTGCGGTGTCCATCATCCTGGCGATGGTCATGTTCGGCTGGTACTACGGCAGGCAGCGGAAGACGGAGTACGAGATAGCGAACAAGGTGACCGTGGAGCGCCTCGGCGAGCTCCTGGCGAAGCCGGAGGTCCAGAGGGTCCCCGGGCTGTGCTTCTTCTACAGCAACATCCAGGACGGGCTCACGCCCATCGTCGGCCACTACATCAAGAACATGAGCTCGCTGCACGCGGTCACGGTCTTCGTCACCCTCCGGTACCTGCTGGTGGCCAAGGTGGACGAGCGGGAGAGGGTCCTCGTCGCGAGGCTGGGACCGGACGGGGTGTACGGCTGCACTGTCCAGTACGGGTACGCGGACAGCCTCAGCGGCGGCGACCTCACCGCGCAGGTCACGGGCTCCCTGCGCCGGCACTTTGGGACGGCGGAGGCCGGGGCGGAAGAGGCCGCGCGCCTGGAGGCGGCGAGGACGAACGGCGTCGTGCACGTTCGGGGTAAGATGAGGTTCTACGTGGGCGAGGACGCCGGGTGGTTCGACAAGGTCATGCTCGGGTTCTACGAGTTCCTGCACGGCATCTGTCGCTCCGCGCTGCCGGCGCTGGGGACGCCGCTGCAACAGCGAGTCGAGATCGGCATGCTGTACAAGGTTTGATCGATCAAGGTTATCAAATGCGCACATAACCAATATACGCAACATCAAAATAAGTCAATGAGTATACCCGTGGCGTGTCATAGTGTGATTGTGTTCAAGAAATTCACATGCATGAACAGAACCTAGTAAAAAGCTGCGAATGAAGCTGCACAAATTTTGTTTTGCCGGTTTGTATGGCATGACATGGTTACTGGCAAGGACCTTTGTTTCACTTTTTCAGTTCTGCAGCAGTGCTTTTCGGTTGCCTTATTCAAAATAGAACAGTTCGCATGCAAAAAGGTGACTACCAATTCAAAACAGAACAGTGGCATAAAAACAAGAGACTAAGGCTTGTTTGGTTCGTTACTAGCTGTGGCACACTTTATATAAAGTCAGTTGTTCGAATTTAAGAATTAAACTTAGTCAGAAAAGTTAGATAAATTGTCACAAATTAGACAACAAACCAAACATATCATGAGCGCCGATTTGGAAGTACTCTCCAGTGACTTCGGCTCCTTGCCGGAGCCCTTCGAAACGCTCTCCTAAAAACAGCTCCGCGTAGAGAGTCGGAGGATTGCTGGAGCCGGAGGAATGCTGGAGCCGAAACCTAAAAACTAGCTTCCCATGGCTCCGCAACCACGTAGCCCTCTCTCCCCACCGTCGCACGCGCCGTGTCCCTAGCAGATCCTTGTGCTCGCACATCCAAACACAACAGAACACAGTGAACACTCGCCTCGTAGCTCCTTCCCAACGCTCGCTGAATGCAGTTTGGTTTCAACAAGTAGCAGCGTTCAGACTATCGATAGGGTACTGTTTCTTTATATCATATTTATATTATATAAATAGACTTTGTTCTAATAAAACATAAAAATGTGTGCTCTGTTAGAGCTGATTTGATGATCGGGGATCCTGAGGGGAAGAAATtctcttgctattcaaaattgaattgcaAGGGGATTCCTCCCATGGATCCCCTAGGGATCCATAATTACCAAATCAGTCCTTAAGATGTGTTTGATTTGAGGTCAAAAAATAATGAGTCGAGGAAGACAGCCACCTCGATTTTTGGGATCACTCCTCCACTAAAAAATATTCGGGTGTTCACATCGTCCCACGTGACTCTTatccactagtagaaaagagctaaaAAACTGTGGTAGGATTTAATTTTTACATGCAGTTTCATTTATCAAACGACAGTGCTATTTTTAGGGCGGTTTTTTAAAAAAGTTgccactaaaaatcatttttatcctattcttttagtttttcaaatgacTTCGtgtaaaaaaccaccaacataaaaGTTGTAGACCTCTAGAAGTTATGAAATTTTATAGTTGTCAAGTTTTTCATTTAAAATTATTTCGGCTCTCAAAAAAATGCATCCAAATTTGTCAAATATAAAATGTAAATTTTGCAAATGACTTCGAATGGGAAAAGTGTCAAAACAAAAGTTGTAGAATTCAAAAGTtacgaaactttgtagttgacaattttttcgTTTGAATTCGTTTATAGcctcaaacaatcaatttacaCTCAGTTGGTTATAATATATGGGCAATAAAACTGTAATATAGATATAAAGTAAATGATAGGCGGAGTGGTAGAGGGGTTTTGCGCGATAGGGAGGTTGGGGTAACCGGCCGCGACAAATGTCGTGATTTGGGACAAAGATGGGCAGTCGCTTAAGGCCTCCCTGCTAATAAAAATATTTTTGCTATTTTTAACCCATTTTTATGTTTCTTGGAAAATATTCAGTTACCCGTCTGCAGAAAAAATTATTTCTATTGACTCTTGGTACTGACAATTATAAAAAAATGCCAGTGCAAATAGGTTTACAGGCCTCCCTCCCAATAAAAATATTTTTTTGTTATTTTTAAATTCATTTTTATGTTTCTTGGAAAATATTTAGTTAACCGCCCGTAGGAAAAAATATTTCTACTGAACTCTAGTACTGGCAGTTGTAAAAACACAGCTCCCAAACCGACTCTTAATAGTACAGAGTTAAAAAAAAGCTAATAATAAAGAGCATCGAGCCGGAGCCATTTTATAGAGAGTAGTCGGTGCTAAAATAAATTGGCTCTTCGCGGCTCCTCCTTTCACTCCCCTTCTCTCGTGTGGAGAGAAGCCGTTTTACCAAATAATTTGTTAAAAAAAACATTGTCTTCTATAGAAAAGTTGTTCTTGAAAAAAGAAAATAGAGTCGAAGTCATTTTTAGAACCTAACGGGACCTTATTATCATGCAGCCTTGTGCACGTGTAGCGTACGGGAGTGTGCGTGTGTGTTCATGCATAAACAAAGCAGTACTAGATGAGAGGCTTAAAAAACTATTCTTTCATTGGGTGTGGGCTGAAAACAAAGCGTAGCTAGCTTGCCCCTTTGGCGTCTAATCACTGAGACAGCAACAGTGCATAAAGCAACCTTGGTTTGGTCCTTGGTTCCATTTATATATCACCTCGAAGCGAAGCTAAACACAAAGCCTCCTAGTTTTCATGTATTTGAACAGAAAGCTAAAGACTTAACTGTGTTCGTCCCTATAGGTTTTATCAACTAATACTTCCTCCGTttcaaaatattagtcgtttCAAAATATTAATCATTCATGTAGACCTATTTAGACCGAGATAACTATTGTACATGCTAACTACTTTTTTCATGGATTATAAGGTATTGAAACGATTTTTATATAATATAAGAAACCTGACAAAAGATCACCTTGTCCCTCGCTAATTAGACAATGTTACCATTTTCTTTAATTACTGGCTGCTTACTTTAGATGATACCAAGTTTAAAAGGAATCTCAATATTTCTTGCCGAAGAGTTGAGGATCTAGAAGACCTTGTATTTTTGGTTCAAATTTGAAC contains these protein-coding regions:
- the LOC100383808 gene encoding probable potassium transporter 17 isoform X1, encoding MTTTSTHLDLEAARRGGGGGGGGGSSSPPGYEQAEAGNDLRKDLALAYKTLGVVFGGLVTSPLYVYPSMNLSSPTKDDYMGLYSIMFWTLTLIGVVKYVGIALNADDHGEGGTFAMYSLLCRHADIGILPSKKVYLEEEPLLRNQSAAARRPSWLGKFFERSITARRALLFMSILGMCMLIGDGILTPAISVLSAIQGLRGPFPSVRNSVVEALSAVILIGLFLLQKYGTSKVSFLFSPIMAAWTFTTPIIGLYSIVHYYPGIFKAISPHYIVRFFLRNKKEGWRMLGGTVLCITGAEAMFADLGHFSKKGIQIAFLSSIYPSLVLTYAGQTAYLINNVNDFSDGFYKFVPRPVYWPMFIIATLAAIVASQSLISATFSVIKQSVVLDYFPRVKVVHTSQHKEGEVYSPETNYILMVLCVSVVLGFGAGNAIGNAFGVVVIMVMLITTVMLTLVMIIIWRTPPVLVALYFVPFVVMEGSYVSAVFTKIPEGGWLPFAVSIILAMVMFGWYYGRQRKTEYEIANKVTVERLGELLAKPEVQRVPGLCFFYSNIQDGLTPIVGHYIKNMSSLHAVTVFVTLRYLLVAKVDERERVLVARLGPDGVYGCTVQYGYADSLSGGDLTAQVTGSLRRHFGTAEAGAEEAARLEAARTNGVVHVRGKMRFYVGEDAGWFDKVMLGFYEFLHGICRSALPALGTPLQQRVEIGMLYKV
- the LOC100383808 gene encoding Probable potassium transporter 17, producing MNLSSPTKDDYMGLYSIMFWTLTLIGVVKYVGIALNADDHGEGGTFAMYSLLCRHADIGILPSKKVYLEEEPLLRNQSAAARRPSWLGKFFERSITARRALLFMSILGMCMLIGDGILTPAISVLSAIQGLRGPFPSVRNSVVEALSAVILIGLFLLQKYGTSKVSFLFSPIMAAWTFTTPIIGLYSIVHYYPGIFKAISPHYIVRFFLRNKKEGWRMLGGTVLCITGAEAMFADLGHFSKKGIQIAFLSSIYPSLVLTYAGQTAYLINNVNDFSDGFYKFVPRPVYWPMFIIATLAAIVASQSLISATFSVIKQSVVLDYFPRVKVVHTSQHKEGEVYSPETNYILMVLCVSVVLGFGAGNAIGNAFGVVVIMVMLITTVMLTLVMIIIWRTPPVLVALYFVPFVVMEGSYVSAVFTKIPEGGWLPFAVSIILAMVMFGWYYGRQRKTEYEIANKVTVERLGELLAKPEVQRVPGLCFFYSNIQDGLTPIVGHYIKNMSSLHAVTVFVTLRYLLVAKVDERERVLVARLGPDGVYGCTVQYGYADSLSGGDLTAQVTGSLRRHFGTAEAGAEEAARLEAARTNGVVHVRGKMRFYVGEDAGWFDKVMLGFYEFLHGICRSALPALGTPLQQRVEIGMLYKV
- the LOC100383808 gene encoding probable potassium transporter 17 isoform X2, producing MVKVYLEEEPLLRNQSAAARRPSWLGKFFERSITARRALLFMSILGMCMLIGDGILTPAISVLSAIQGLRGPFPSVRNSVVEALSAVILIGLFLLQKYGTSKVSFLFSPIMAAWTFTTPIIGLYSIVHYYPGIFKAISPHYIVRFFLRNKKEGWRMLGGTVLCITGAEAMFADLGHFSKKGIQIAFLSSIYPSLVLTYAGQTAYLINNVNDFSDGFYKFVPRPVYWPMFIIATLAAIVASQSLISATFSVIKQSVVLDYFPRVKVVHTSQHKEGEVYSPETNYILMVLCVSVVLGFGAGNAIGNAFGVVVIMVMLITTVMLTLVMIIIWRTPPVLVALYFVPFVVMEGSYVSAVFTKIPEGGWLPFAVSIILAMVMFGWYYGRQRKTEYEIANKVTVERLGELLAKPEVQRVPGLCFFYSNIQDGLTPIVGHYIKNMSSLHAVTVFVTLRYLLVAKVDERERVLVARLGPDGVYGCTVQYGYADSLSGGDLTAQVTGSLRRHFGTAEAGAEEAARLEAARTNGVVHVRGKMRFYVGEDAGWFDKVMLGFYEFLHGICRSALPALGTPLQQRVEIGMLYKV